TCCAGCTCGTATGTTATTAGAAATATAATATAAGATATTAAAAAAATAAGTTTTTAATTTTTAATTTGACAATATAAAAAATAATAAAAAATATTTATGTTTTTTTTATAATTATGGACATAAAAAAATGAATTTACATGAGTATCAATCAAAACAGTTACTATTACGTTATGGAATCCCAACACCAATAGGTTATGTTTGTTCATCAATTAATGAAATTGTAGATGTAGCTAAAAAAAAATGTAAAGCTCCATGGGTATTAAAATGTCAAGTTCATGCCGGAGGAAGAGGTAAATCTGGTGGTGTAAAAGTTACAAGTAATATAGATGAAGTTAAAATGTTTGCTAAAAAATGGTTTGGTAAGTATTTAATAACATATCAAACAAGCGAAAAAGGACAATTAGTTAACAAAATTTTAGTTGAATCATCTACAAATATAAAAAAAGAATTATATTTAGGAGCTATTATTGATCGTAGTAAAAATTGTATTGTTTTTATGGCGACAACTGAAGGTGGTATTGAAATTGAAAAAGTTGCAAAAAAAACACCAGAATTAATTTATAAGATTAATATTGATCCTTTAACTGGTCCAATGCATTTTCAAGGTAGACAATTGGCATTTAAATTAGGTTTAATTGATAAACAAGTTAATCAATTTTCTGAAATTTTTGTAAATTTAGCGAAATTGTTTTTAAAATATGATCTTACGTTAGCAGAAATTAACCCATTAGTTATAAATAATTTAGATAATTTGATTTGCTTAGATTGTAAATTAGATGTAGATAATAATGCCTTATATCGTCAAAATGAACTTAGTAATATATATGATGAATCACAAGGAGATTCTCGTGAAATATATGCATCTAAATATGGACTTAGTTATGTTGCTTTAGATGGTAATATTGGTTGCATGGTAAACGGTGCTGGTCTTGCAATGGGCACAATGGATATTATTAAATCATATGGTGGTTCTCCAGCAAATTTTTTAGATGTTGGCGGTGGAACCACAAAAGAACGTGTAACTGAGGCATTTAAAATTATTCTTTCTGATAAAAATGTAAAAGTTATTTTTGTTAATATATTTGGTGGTATAGTTCGTTGTGATTTAATTTCTATAGGTATAATTGATGCACTTAAAGAAAGTAATATAACAGTTCCAGTTGTTGTTCGTTTAGACGGAAATAATGCAAAATTAGGCTTAAAAAAAATTAAAGAAAGTGGTTTAAATATTATTGTAACTAATAATTTAATTGATGCTGCTAAAAAAGCAGTAGCAGCCTGTGGGGAATAAATATGTCTATTTTAATTAATAAGGACACTAAAGTTATTTGTCAAGGTTTTACAGGTAGCCAAGGCACATTTCATTCTAAGCAAGCTATAGCATATGGTACTAAAATGGTTGGTGGGGTTACACCAGGAAAAGGAGGTGCAATTCATTTAGGATTACCAGTTTTTAATACTGTTTATGAAGCTGTAAAAGAAACTGGTGCAACAGCTTCTGTTATTTATGTACCAGCACAGTTTTGTAAAGATTCTATTTTGGAAGCTATTGATTCAGGTATAAAATTAATTGTTACTATTACTGAAGGTATCCCAATATTAGATATGTTACTTATAAAATCAAAGTTAAATGAATCTGGCGTTTGTATGATAGGTCCTAATTGTCCTGGGATAATTACACCAAATGAATGTAAGATTGGTATACAACCAGGATATATTCATACTACTGGTAGTATTGGTGTAATTTCTAGATCAGGAACTTTAACTTATGAAGCTGTTAAGCAAATAACAGATGTTGGTTTAGGTCAATCTACTTGTGTTGGTATAGGTGGAGATCCTATTTTAGGATCTAGTTTTATTGATATTTTAAAATTGTTTCAAAATGATCAAAAAACTGAAGCAATAGTTATAATCGGTGAAATTGGTGGCAATTTAGAAGAAGAAGCTGCTTGTTATATCAAAAATTATATTACAAAACCAGTTATTGCTTATATTGCTGGAGTTACAGCTCCTAAAGAAAAGCGTATGGGGCATGCTGGAGCAATTATTTCTGGTGGAAAAGGTACTGCTGATGAAAAAATTTCAATTCTTAAATCTTCTAATGTAAAAGTAGTTTTTAATCTTACAGATATTGGTAAAACTGTTAAATTAGTTTTATCTGAAATTATATAATTTATTTAGTTATTATAAAATAATATTAATATAAATATAATTAAAGCGATATTAAATAAAATGTCGCTTTTTGATTATTAAGTTTAATTAAATATATTATTATGATATTTTTTGTAAAAAAATATAAAAATATATTAAAATTTTGTATTTTGTAATTTTAAAATATAAAATTTATGTTATTAGAATTTTTATAAAAAATATTGTTTTAGATCATTATTCATATAATTGTTGATTAAATTGTACTTTGTTATTTTGAAAATAAATAATTCAAATATTTTTTTATTTTTATTTTTTAAAAAAAATATTATTTTAGGAGTTTTTAATAGTGACTAATATAAATATTATAGATTTATTTTTAAAAGCTAGTTTTATTGTACAATTTGTAATGTTTGTTTTGATTGTTTTTTCTATAATATCATGGACAATAATTATTCAAAAAACTAGAACTTTTAACAATGTTTTCAGAGAAAATTTATTTTTTGAAAAAAAATTTTTTTCTAATTTTGACTTATCAAGTTTATATGAAAAAAGTAAAATACATATTAATAATTTAATTGGTTCTGAAAAAATTTTTTATTTTGGTTTTAAAGAATTCATTCGATTGTATAATGCAAATACTTATAGTTCTGATGCTGTTATGAAAGGAGTATCTCGTGTTATTCGTATTTCGATGAATCGTGAATTAGTATCAATTGAAATAAATATACCATTTTTAGGTACAATAGGTTCAATTAGTCCTTATATAGGATTATTTGGAACTGTATGTGGAATTATGAATACATTTATTGCATTTGGATCTATAAAACAAATAACATTACAGATGATTGCACCTGGTATTGCAGAAGCATTAATTGCAACTGCAATTGGTTTATTTGCAGCAATACCAGCTGTTATGGCTTTTAATAAATTTAATTTATGTATTAATAAATTAGAACAAAATTATGATAATTTTACTGAAGAATTTTTAGTTATTTTACATCGTCAAGTATTTTTTCTAAAATAAATAATAAATGAGAATAAAACTGATGATTAGTAATATTAGAAAAATTAAGTTAAAATCTGAAATTAATATTGTACCGATGCTTGATATTTTATTAGTATTATTATTAATTTTTGTAGTAACATCTCCTATATTAACACAAAGTTTAGAAGTAGATTTACCAGATAGTACAAATACAAAAGCAATAACAACAGATAATTTAATGGTTATTTTAGAAGTAATTGGAATTGATAATTATAATATACTTGTTAATGATGTTCGTATTGAATCTGTTCAACAAAATAAAATTATATCAATAATAAAAGAACAGATAGAAAAAAATTCTAAAATATTTTTTTTTATTGGTGGAGATAAAGAAGTACATTATAATGAAATTATAAAAATGTTAAATATCTTGCATAATTTAGGAATAAAATCTGTTGGTTTACTGACTAATCCTATTTTAGATTAAAATACATGAAAAATTTTTTTAAAAATAATTATGGAAATAAAGAAAAATATTTATTTAATTCGTTATTATTATCTTTTATTTTTCATTTTATTTTAATTTGTTTAATTGTTATAAATTATTTTTTTTCAGATTATAAAATTATTGATGGTAAAAATAGTAAAATTAATGCAATAATGATTGATTCTAATGATGTTATTAAAATATCAAAAAAAAATCAAGAATATCAGAATGTTTTACAAAAAAAAAATAATGTTTTTCAAAAAAAAGAGAATGAAAAAAATATTAATTTAAATGAAAAACAATTGTTTAAAACAGATTTTCAAGGTATTAAAAATAAACATGAATTTATAAAACAAAAAAAACAAGTATTAAAAAGTAATGAAGTTGTTAAATATAAACAAAAAATTAATAAAATAAAAAAAGTAAAAATAAAAATTGAAAAAGAAAAGTTTATAAAAAATGATTTATTAAAAAATAAAAAAGAGAAATTACAAAATAAACAAAAAATAAATTTAAAAAATAAAAAAAATAATAAAAATATTAAAACGTTTATAACAAGTGATAAAATAAAAGAAAAAAATAATAATAAAAATAATAATAAAAATAATAATAAAATTGATAACAATAAAAATAAATTAGATTCAGATTCAAAAATAATTGATAATTTATTGGACGATTTAACTTTATTATCAACGAATAAAAAAAATATACAAAAACTATCTAATATTAATGAATCAAAAATAAATATTTTAAATTCAGAAGTTAATAAATATGCAAGTGAAGTAAAAAATGCTATTCAAAGTAAATTTTATGATTCTGATAATTATAGAAATATGATTTGCGAACTTCAATTAAAATTAGCACCAAATGGTTTATTAGTTAGTATAATTCCTAAAAATACTTTATTTAATAATCAAGAATTATGTAATGCAGCAATAAAAGCTGCTAAGCTTGCTGTGATACCTAGACCACCTAGCATAGAAGTTTATAATACTTTCAATAAAATTGGTAGTGTTCTTATATTTAAACCTTAATTTTATATTTTTATATGATATAATATTGATACTAATTTAATAAAATTAATTTTGTATATTAAGATATAAGAATATGTTATAAGATGATATATACTAAAAGGAGATATAAATGGGATTTTTTTCTAAAACTCTTTTTGTATTTTTTGCTATATCTTCGATAATTTTCGCTGCTGAAGTTCGAATTGAAATTACAGATGGGGTTAATTCAGCGCAACCGATTGGAATCGTACCATTTAAATGTATTGGAATGGGATCTTCAATACAAAAAATTGATAAAATTATTAGTTCTGATTTACGTAATACTGGTAAATTTAATCCTATCGAATTAAATCGTATGCCTCAATTACCAAGTAATTCTACGGAAATAATTCCTAAAATGTGGCGTTTATTAGGTGCTAATGCTATAGTAGTTGGTCAAATTGAATTAGTATCAAATAATAATTTTATTATAAAATTTCAATTAGTTAATATTATAGATAATTTTGTAACTATTTTATCTCAAAATACTTTAAAAATAACAAAAGAAAAATTACGTTATGCAGGGCATAGTATAAGTGATGAAATTTTTGAAAAACTAACAGGTATTCGTGGTGCATTTAGAACTCGTATCGCTTATATTGTTGTTAATAATAGTAGATATTCACATGAATTACGAGTTTCTGATTACGATGGTTATAATAGTTTAATTATTCATCGTTCAAAAGCACCTTTGATGTCTCCAACTTGGTCTCCTGATGGTAAAAGCATAGCATATGTAACTTTTGAAAGCGGAAAATCAATGATTGTAATTAGAAATATACATACTGGATATGTTCGTAATATAGCTTCTTTCCCTAATCATAATGGTGCTCCTGCTTTTTCTTCAGATGGAACTAAATTAGCTTTTGCTTTATCTAAAACTGGAAGTTTAAATTTATATGTTATGGATTTATTAACCGGTAAAATACGACAAATAACTAATGATCGTAATAATAATACCGAACCGAAATGGATGCCAGATAATCAAAATTTGTTATATACTTCTGATAAATCAGGAAGACCACAAATTTATAAAATAAATATTAATAGTAGTGTGTTTGAACGTATTTCTTGGGAAGGAATGCAAAATCAAAATGCTGATATTAGTCCTGATGGAACTTTTATGGTTACGGTAAATTCTAATGGTATCAATCAACATATTGTGAAATATAATTTTGTAAAAAATAATATTGAATTTTTAACTAAAACTTTTTTGGATGAAACACCAAGTATTTCACCAAATGGTATTATGATAATTTATGCTTCTTCTCAAGAAAAAAATAAATTATATTTAGTTTCAGTTAATGGACGTTATAAAACTAATATTCCGATAAATGGTATGCGAGTAAAATTTCCTGCATGGTCTTCATATTTGTAATATATAGTAATGTGGTAATAAATACTTAAGGAATAAATAATGCATTTAAAAAAAATACTTAAAAGTTTGGTAATTGTATTGCCAATAATAATGTTTTCATCTTGTACTTCTAATAAAAATGATGAACAAGATAATATTGAACCTTCAACTAATCAGGTTGATAATGTTTTACCATCAAAAGATTCATTACATCAACAAGGAGAACAATTACAACAAAATAATATTATTTATTTTAGTTTTGATAAATATAATATATCTCAAGAATATATGAATGTATTAGATAATTATATTATGTTTTTACGTGATAATTCTTCTAATGTTATTATTGAAGGTCATGCAGATGAACGTGGTACACCAGAATATAATATTGCATTAGGTGAAAAACGTGCTAATGCAGTAAAATTATATTTACAGAGTAAAGGTATTTCTAATAAACAAATTTCTATTGTTTCTTATGGTGAAGAAAAACCAGCTTCATTAGGATCAACAGAAGATGATTACGCAAAAAATCGTCGAGCTGTAATTGTATCTCAATAGATAATGTTTATCATGAATAATAATTTCAGATGTTTTTTAATTGCTCTGTTGTTATTGGCTAATATAGCGACCAATGAGGTCGCTATTGGAAAAGCTCAAATTTATAATATATCATCTACTTCAATTTTAGAACGTATTTCTAAAATTGAAGAAATGATTGATTATCAAAGTAAACTTTTGTTTCAAATTCAACAACAATTAATTGATAATCAAAATGATATTGATATATTGCGTGGACAAATTCAAGAAAATGAATATAAATTAAATAAATTTATTGCAAATAAAGAAAATTATCGTATTCAACAAGAACAACTTAAAAAATCTGAATTAACTGATTTTACAGAACAATCAAATAATAAATTATTAAATTCAAAATCATCTTTAAATTTATCAAAAACATCAGAAAAAGAACATTATAATTTTGTTGTTGAATTAGCTATAAATAGTAGATCAGAAAAAGAAATAAATAAATCTATAGATGAATTACAAAATTTTATTAAAATTTATCCTAAATCTAAATATCAAGCTAATGTTAATTATTGGTTAGGACAATTGAATTATGTCAAAAATAAAAAAGATGATGCTGCATTTTATTTTGCTATTGTAGTTAAAAATTTTCCTAACTCTAAAAAAAGTAGTGAATCTTTATATAAAATTGGTTTAATCATGCAAGAAAAAGGTTTTAAAGATAAAGCAAAAATTATTTATCAACATGTATTAAAACAATATCCTAATAGCGTAGGAGCATTATTAGCTAAAAAAAAACTTAATATGTTTTAATTGTATTTTATATAAAATATAATATTAAAAATATTATATTTTAAAAATATTAATACATATTTATATATGTAATATGCATGTTGTATTTTACATAAAATATTTTTTATATAAAATGTTTTATTTAAATATTTAGTATAGGTTATATTTTTTTGTGGTTTATTATTTAATAACTTAATTAACATTTTTTAATATTTAATATTTTAGCAAAAAATTTTAGTTTTTATTTTAATATTTTTTATATAAAGATGGGAGTTATAATGAGTAAAGATTTTAATATTAATCAATTAATTTATTCATTTAAATCGAAAAATATATTAAGTCAAGATAAAAAAGATTTTTATTTTAAGCGGATAAAATCATTGTTGGATCAAAAAAATGCTGTTATAGTTGCTCATTATTATACAAACCCAGAAGTCCAGTATATAGCAGAAAAAACAGGTGGATGTGTTGCTGATTCTTTAGAAATGGCTCGTTTTGGCGCTTCCCATCCAGCGGTTACATTAGTAGTTGTTGGTGTTAAATTTATGGGTGAAACAGCAAAGATTTTAAATCCTGAAAAGAATGTATTAATGCCTACATTGAATGCAGAATGTTCGTTAGATATTAGTTGTCCTGAAAAAGAATTTTCAAAATTTTGCGATGAAAATTCAGATAGAACTGTTGTTGTATATGCGAATACTTCTGTAGCTATAAAAGCTCGTGCTGATTGGGTTGCAACGTCTAGTATTGCAGTTGAATTAGTTAATCATTTGAATAAGTTAGGAAAAAAAATTATTTGGGCACCTGATCGTCATTTAGGTTATTTTATTCAACAGAGGACTAAAGCTGATATTTTATGTTGGAATGGGACATGTATTGTTCATGATGAATTTAAAAGTAAATCTTTAAAAAAAATGAAATCTATGTATCCAGAAGCAGCTATATTAGTTCATCCTGAATCTCCTAAAGATATCATTGAACTTGCTGATGTAGTTGGTTCTACTTCTCAATTAATTAAAGCTGCTAAAACATTAGAAAATTCAATAATTATTGTTGCTACTGATAAAAGAATATTTTATAAAATGCAAAAAGATATACCAGAAAAGTTATTTTATATAGCTCCT
This Candidatus Providencia siddallii DNA region includes the following protein-coding sequences:
- the sucC gene encoding ADP-forming succinate--CoA ligase subunit beta; amino-acid sequence: MNLHEYQSKQLLLRYGIPTPIGYVCSSINEIVDVAKKKCKAPWVLKCQVHAGGRGKSGGVKVTSNIDEVKMFAKKWFGKYLITYQTSEKGQLVNKILVESSTNIKKELYLGAIIDRSKNCIVFMATTEGGIEIEKVAKKTPELIYKINIDPLTGPMHFQGRQLAFKLGLIDKQVNQFSEIFVNLAKLFLKYDLTLAEINPLVINNLDNLICLDCKLDVDNNALYRQNELSNIYDESQGDSREIYASKYGLSYVALDGNIGCMVNGAGLAMGTMDIIKSYGGSPANFLDVGGGTTKERVTEAFKIILSDKNVKVIFVNIFGGIVRCDLISIGIIDALKESNITVPVVVRLDGNNAKLGLKKIKESGLNIIVTNNLIDAAKKAVAACGE
- the sucD gene encoding succinate--CoA ligase subunit alpha, which produces MSILINKDTKVICQGFTGSQGTFHSKQAIAYGTKMVGGVTPGKGGAIHLGLPVFNTVYEAVKETGATASVIYVPAQFCKDSILEAIDSGIKLIVTITEGIPILDMLLIKSKLNESGVCMIGPNCPGIITPNECKIGIQPGYIHTTGSIGVISRSGTLTYEAVKQITDVGLGQSTCVGIGGDPILGSSFIDILKLFQNDQKTEAIVIIGEIGGNLEEEAACYIKNYITKPVIAYIAGVTAPKEKRMGHAGAIISGGKGTADEKISILKSSNVKVVFNLTDIGKTVKLVLSEII
- the tolQ gene encoding protein TolQ: MTNINIIDLFLKASFIVQFVMFVLIVFSIISWTIIIQKTRTFNNVFRENLFFEKKFFSNFDLSSLYEKSKIHINNLIGSEKIFYFGFKEFIRLYNANTYSSDAVMKGVSRVIRISMNRELVSIEINIPFLGTIGSISPYIGLFGTVCGIMNTFIAFGSIKQITLQMIAPGIAEALIATAIGLFAAIPAVMAFNKFNLCINKLEQNYDNFTEEFLVILHRQVFFLK
- the tolR gene encoding colicin uptake protein TolR, with protein sequence MISNIRKIKLKSEINIVPMLDILLVLLLIFVVTSPILTQSLEVDLPDSTNTKAITTDNLMVILEVIGIDNYNILVNDVRIESVQQNKIISIIKEQIEKNSKIFFFIGGDKEVHYNEIIKMLNILHNLGIKSVGLLTNPILD
- the tolA gene encoding cell envelope integrity protein TolA, encoding MKNFFKNNYGNKEKYLFNSLLLSFIFHFILICLIVINYFFSDYKIIDGKNSKINAIMIDSNDVIKISKKNQEYQNVLQKKNNVFQKKENEKNINLNEKQLFKTDFQGIKNKHEFIKQKKQVLKSNEVVKYKQKINKIKKVKIKIEKEKFIKNDLLKNKKEKLQNKQKINLKNKKNNKNIKTFITSDKIKEKNNNKNNNKNNNKIDNNKNKLDSDSKIIDNLLDDLTLLSTNKKNIQKLSNINESKINILNSEVNKYASEVKNAIQSKFYDSDNYRNMICELQLKLAPNGLLVSIIPKNTLFNNQELCNAAIKAAKLAVIPRPPSIEVYNTFNKIGSVLIFKP
- the tolB gene encoding Tol-Pal system beta propeller repeat protein TolB, with translation MGFFSKTLFVFFAISSIIFAAEVRIEITDGVNSAQPIGIVPFKCIGMGSSIQKIDKIISSDLRNTGKFNPIELNRMPQLPSNSTEIIPKMWRLLGANAIVVGQIELVSNNNFIIKFQLVNIIDNFVTILSQNTLKITKEKLRYAGHSISDEIFEKLTGIRGAFRTRIAYIVVNNSRYSHELRVSDYDGYNSLIIHRSKAPLMSPTWSPDGKSIAYVTFESGKSMIVIRNIHTGYVRNIASFPNHNGAPAFSSDGTKLAFALSKTGSLNLYVMDLLTGKIRQITNDRNNNTEPKWMPDNQNLLYTSDKSGRPQIYKININSSVFERISWEGMQNQNADISPDGTFMVTVNSNGINQHIVKYNFVKNNIEFLTKTFLDETPSISPNGIMIIYASSQEKNKLYLVSVNGRYKTNIPINGMRVKFPAWSSYL
- the pal gene encoding peptidoglycan-associated lipoprotein Pal, producing the protein MHLKKILKSLVIVLPIIMFSSCTSNKNDEQDNIEPSTNQVDNVLPSKDSLHQQGEQLQQNNIIYFSFDKYNISQEYMNVLDNYIMFLRDNSSNVIIEGHADERGTPEYNIALGEKRANAVKLYLQSKGISNKQISIVSYGEEKPASLGSTEDDYAKNRRAVIVSQ
- the ybgF gene encoding tol-pal system protein YbgF codes for the protein MNNNFRCFLIALLLLANIATNEVAIGKAQIYNISSTSILERISKIEEMIDYQSKLLFQIQQQLIDNQNDIDILRGQIQENEYKLNKFIANKENYRIQQEQLKKSELTDFTEQSNNKLLNSKSSLNLSKTSEKEHYNFVVELAINSRSEKEINKSIDELQNFIKIYPKSKYQANVNYWLGQLNYVKNKKDDAAFYFAIVVKNFPNSKKSSESLYKIGLIMQEKGFKDKAKIIYQHVLKQYPNSVGALLAKKKLNMF
- the nadA gene encoding quinolinate synthase NadA encodes the protein MSKDFNINQLIYSFKSKNILSQDKKDFYFKRIKSLLDQKNAVIVAHYYTNPEVQYIAEKTGGCVADSLEMARFGASHPAVTLVVVGVKFMGETAKILNPEKNVLMPTLNAECSLDISCPEKEFSKFCDENSDRTVVVYANTSVAIKARADWVATSSIAVELVNHLNKLGKKIIWAPDRHLGYFIQQRTKADILCWNGTCIVHDEFKSKSLKKMKSMYPEAAILVHPESPKDIIELADVVGSTSQLIKAAKTLENSIIIVATDKRIFYKMQKDIPEKLFYIAPTSSDNATCKICAYCPWMGMNTLQGIIDALKNNTIDHQIKINESLRKKALIPLKRMLNFAKSLKIN